Proteins from one Juglans microcarpa x Juglans regia isolate MS1-56 chromosome 6S, Jm3101_v1.0, whole genome shotgun sequence genomic window:
- the LOC121237308 gene encoding nuclear transcription factor Y subunit C-1-like, translating to MENNNQAAQSSSYPPQPTPPPAAPFHHLLQQQQQQLQMFWSYQRQEIEQVNDFKNHQLPLARIKKIMKADEDVRMISAEAPILFAKACELFILELTIRSWLHAEENKRRTLQKNDIAAAITRTDIFDFLVDIVPRDELKDEAAGLGGIVGAPASGVPYYYPPMGQPAGGPHGGMMIGRPAGAMDPSGVYVQPPSNAWQSVWQGHATDDGSYGSGGSTGQGNLDGQS from the coding sequence ATGGAGAACAACAACCAGGCAGCCCAGTCCTCCTCTTACCCTCCCCAACCCACCCCTCCTCCAGCAGCTCCATTCCACCACCTCCtccaacagcagcagcagcaactcCAGATGTTCTGGTCCTACCAGCGCCAGGAAATCGAGCAGGTTAACGACTTCAAGAACCACCAGCTCCCTCTTGCCCGTATCAAGAAGATCATGAAGGCCGACGAGGACGTGCGAATGATCTCCGCCGAGGCTCCCATCTTGTTCGCCAAGGCCTGCGAGCTCTTCATCCTCGAGCTCACCATTCGGTCCTGGCTCCACGCCGAGGAgaataaaaggagaaccttacaGAAGAACGACATCGCGGCGGCGATCACAAGGACCGACATATTCGACTTCCTGGTGGATATCGTGCCGAGGGACGAGCTTAAGGACGAGGCGGCCGGGCTGGGCGGGATCGTGGGGGCCCCCGCCAGTGGGGTCCCGTACTACTACCCTCCGATGGGGCAGCCGGCGGGTGGGCCCCACGGGGGGATGATGATTGGTCGGCCCGCGGGGGCAATGGACCCTTCTGGGGTGTACGTGCAACCCCCCTCAAACGCATGGCAGTCCGTGTGGCAGGGCCACGCTACCGACGATGGGTCGTATGGGAGCGGAGGGAGCACTGGGCAGGGCAATCTTGACGGCCAAAG